In Trichocoleus desertorum NBK24, the following are encoded in one genomic region:
- a CDS encoding chloride channel protein yields the protein MWYLSLPQHLRQFLRPKRLAIFEACAIGLVSALAAVLLKQGAGWVGGWRIAAAHEFPAWIVLPCIGLVGGGLTGWLIQRLAPEASGSGIPQVKAALAYVPIALNLRVALVKLASTMLSLGSGLTLGRQGPTVQVGAALAAQFSRWVPTSPEYQRQLLAAGAAAGLAAGFNAPIAGVIFVVEELLQDVSNLTLGTAILASFVGGVVSRLLGGHGLNMNLTTSHAKFSLQEIPLFLLLGVLAGLLGALFCKGIFVSLALNRKLPRVGGLPMRIGLAGLLSGLVVAFLPVTLRDNTGLQEMLVTGGTGWKITALAFVSKFLLTLVAYGSGAPGGLFAPSLILGSALGYLVSFFAEMLQAGLGVPPDLAIAIGSPTTYALTGMGAFFSAVTRGPITAIVIVFEMTTDFNLVLPLMMSSVVAYLVAEAIASGSIYKRLLAWNGINLEQEAPIEGRLSGLTAADIMQRRVETLSSQMSLEEVVQAFSRSHHRGFPVVDQGKLVGIVTQTDLGNQGQLQLSETAPLQALMTPQPVTVTPKDPLSHVLYLLNRYKISRLPVTEGRKLVGIITRADIIRAQSDQLSGKTEQVGPQPAASYVVYQTRSPALGRGRLLLPLSNPQTAASLIRLATAIARDRNLEIECLQVVLIPRSNSPEETAVSTAKSRRLLRQAENLGRAWQIPVHTQIRVGHDVSQAILETIKERHIDLILMGWKGNTATPGRVFGGAVDTVIRQAACDVVLARLQGAETFNRWLVPIAGGPNAQYAVQLLPGLTSLGETPLIQLCQVFEPSEQKPNTAVLDQAARSLDRRLATPVVVTPVWGPSVSEAVVKLAQTERCDVIALGASREGMLQQAIKGNIPEAIARNSQCTVILVRRAIA from the coding sequence ATGTGGTATCTCTCTCTTCCCCAGCATCTCCGTCAATTTCTGCGGCCCAAACGTCTCGCGATTTTTGAGGCTTGTGCCATTGGTTTAGTCTCTGCCCTAGCAGCCGTTTTACTCAAGCAAGGAGCAGGTTGGGTAGGAGGCTGGCGCATTGCTGCCGCTCATGAGTTTCCAGCTTGGATAGTGTTGCCCTGCATTGGCTTGGTGGGCGGTGGCTTGACGGGATGGTTGATTCAGCGCTTAGCACCGGAAGCATCAGGCAGTGGCATTCCCCAAGTCAAAGCAGCCTTGGCCTATGTGCCGATCGCCCTCAATCTGCGAGTGGCACTGGTCAAGCTAGCGAGCACTATGTTGTCGTTAGGGTCTGGATTAACCTTAGGGCGGCAAGGGCCAACGGTGCAAGTAGGGGCAGCGTTAGCCGCACAGTTTAGCCGTTGGGTGCCCACGTCTCCGGAGTACCAGCGCCAGTTACTAGCGGCTGGGGCAGCGGCGGGCTTAGCGGCTGGGTTTAATGCCCCGATCGCGGGTGTGATCTTTGTCGTTGAAGAGCTATTGCAGGATGTCTCTAACCTGACCCTTGGCACCGCGATTCTGGCTTCTTTCGTGGGTGGGGTGGTTTCCCGGCTACTGGGAGGGCATGGCCTGAATATGAACTTGACGACCTCCCATGCCAAGTTCTCTCTACAAGAAATCCCGCTCTTTTTGCTGTTAGGAGTTTTGGCGGGATTGTTGGGGGCTTTATTTTGCAAAGGCATTTTCGTCAGCTTGGCCTTGAACCGCAAGTTGCCACGGGTGGGGGGGTTGCCAATGCGGATTGGCTTGGCTGGGCTGCTGTCGGGCCTGGTTGTGGCCTTTCTACCTGTGACCCTGCGCGACAATACTGGACTCCAAGAAATGTTGGTGACAGGGGGGACGGGCTGGAAAATTACGGCCCTAGCCTTTGTAAGCAAATTTCTGCTGACTTTGGTGGCCTATGGTTCGGGAGCACCAGGCGGCTTATTCGCGCCGTCTCTGATTCTCGGTTCAGCTTTAGGGTATTTAGTCAGTTTCTTTGCCGAAATGCTACAAGCGGGGTTGGGAGTGCCGCCTGATTTGGCGATCGCCATTGGTTCTCCAACCACCTATGCACTGACGGGCATGGGCGCTTTCTTCAGCGCTGTGACTCGTGGCCCCATTACCGCGATCGTGATTGTGTTTGAGATGACCACCGACTTCAACCTAGTGTTGCCGTTGATGATGAGTTCGGTGGTTGCTTACTTGGTGGCAGAAGCGATCGCCAGTGGCTCGATTTACAAGCGGCTCCTGGCTTGGAATGGCATTAATTTGGAGCAGGAAGCCCCGATCGAAGGCCGTTTATCTGGCTTAACCGCAGCCGACATCATGCAAAGGCGGGTGGAAACGCTTTCAAGTCAGATGAGTTTAGAAGAAGTGGTACAGGCATTTTCGCGATCGCATCATCGGGGCTTTCCGGTGGTGGATCAAGGCAAATTGGTCGGCATTGTCACCCAAACCGATCTGGGCAACCAAGGACAGCTACAACTCTCCGAAACCGCGCCGCTACAAGCCTTAATGACACCGCAGCCTGTCACCGTCACCCCAAAAGATCCTCTATCTCATGTGCTGTATTTGCTCAATCGCTACAAAATCAGCCGTCTGCCCGTCACCGAAGGTCGCAAGCTTGTAGGCATTATTACGCGAGCCGATATTATTCGGGCGCAATCGGATCAACTCAGCGGCAAGACTGAGCAAGTAGGACCACAGCCCGCAGCGTCTTATGTGGTGTACCAAACGCGATCGCCCGCTTTGGGTCGGGGTCGCTTATTGTTGCCCTTGAGCAATCCCCAGACCGCAGCTTCTCTAATTCGCCTCGCCACTGCTATTGCCCGCGATCGCAACCTAGAGATTGAATGCCTGCAAGTGGTGCTAATTCCACGCAGCAATTCTCCTGAAGAAACTGCGGTTAGCACCGCAAAGAGTCGGAGGTTGTTGCGACAGGCAGAAAACTTGGGCCGAGCTTGGCAGATTCCGGTCCATACCCAAATTCGTGTCGGCCACGACGTGTCGCAAGCAATTCTGGAAACCATTAAGGAGCGCCATATCGACCTGATCTTGATGGGCTGGAAAGGCAACACCGCCACACCGGGACGAGTATTTGGGGGAGCCGTGGATACCGTCATTCGGCAGGCCGCTTGCGATGTAGTTCTGGCTAGATTACAGGGTGCCGAAACTTTCAATCGCTGGTTAGTGCCGATCGCAGGGGGGCCAAATGCTCAGTACGCTGTGCAACTGCTACCCGGACTCACTTCATTGGGAGAAACACCGCTGATTCAACTCTGTCAGGTGTTTGAACCTAGCGAACAAAAGCCGAATACAGCCGTACTTGACCAAGCCGCGCGATCGCTGGATCGTCGTCTGGCAACTCCCGTGGTCGTAACGCCTGTCTGGGGGCCTTCCGTGTCGGAGGCGGTGGTGAAGTTGGCCCAAACCGAACGGTGTGATGTGATCGCCCTAGGAGCCAGTCGGGAAGGGATGCTGCAACAAGCGATCAAAGGCAATATTCCCGAAGCGATCGCCCGGAACAGTCAATGCACCGTGATCTTAGTGCGCCGCGCGATCGCCTAA
- a CDS encoding adenylate/guanylate cyclase domain-containing protein yields the protein MILKFPRAPRIEWSELTGVPVVAIASLVITGLVLGVRHLGGLQALELAAFDRMVQLRPQAEPDSRLLVVAITEADLKTQQRWPITDQVLARALANLQKAQPRLIGLDIYRNLPQPPGQKALTQQFQAPNVIAITNLGDADGIAPPAAVPSDRVGFNDVVTDADGVIRRNFMFGSTDTTEFTSLSLLLAQRYLAAQQLLPQQPWNNYGLVEWGQATFAPLQPDAGAYQNADAGAYQILLNYRAGQNVVPQVTLTQVLNQQVDPALIKDKIVLIGTTASSLKDQFFTPYSSAAWVNNPNMPGVLIHAQMVSQILDAVSGDRPLFWFWSEWAEVLWISSWAVVGGSIAWIMRQPFALGLSGILLLGVLSGTSFGIFLHQGWVPLITPAIAAVATGGLVVSYRAQQAQRQQQTVMTLLGQNTSPEIAAALWRGRDRLLKSGKLPGQRLTATVLFTDIKDFSTVSEQMSPEALLNWLNEYLSVMAQEVQTQHGIINKFTGDGLMAVFGVPVPRTNSAEIAEDARRAVACALAFGDRLRELNPGWQARGLPIVQMRAGIFTGPVVVGSLGGKERLEYGVIGDSVNIASRLESCEKDRQVDICRVLIAQETLDHLNQQFAVESWGPLALKGKQQQVDVYRVIGWQVSHPPAIAPPLSSMELNQEPFVTKVDIETKTVDSH from the coding sequence GTGATCCTCAAATTTCCTCGTGCGCCTCGGATTGAGTGGTCAGAGTTGACGGGTGTGCCCGTAGTAGCGATCGCCAGCCTTGTCATTACTGGTTTGGTGCTGGGAGTACGCCACCTGGGAGGGCTACAAGCTCTAGAACTAGCAGCCTTTGATCGCATGGTGCAGCTCCGCCCCCAAGCTGAACCTGATTCACGACTTCTAGTCGTTGCCATTACCGAAGCTGACCTAAAAACGCAGCAACGTTGGCCCATTACCGATCAAGTCCTGGCGCGAGCTTTAGCCAATTTACAAAAAGCCCAACCGCGACTGATTGGCTTAGATATCTATCGGAATTTACCCCAACCCCCCGGACAGAAGGCGCTCACTCAGCAGTTCCAAGCGCCCAACGTCATTGCCATTACTAATCTAGGCGACGCAGATGGCATTGCCCCTCCCGCAGCAGTACCGAGCGATCGCGTGGGCTTTAATGATGTGGTGACGGATGCCGATGGAGTAATCCGGCGCAACTTTATGTTTGGCAGCACAGATACTACAGAGTTTACTTCTCTGTCTCTCCTGCTAGCACAGCGTTACTTAGCCGCTCAGCAACTATTACCGCAGCAACCTTGGAACAATTACGGCTTAGTTGAGTGGGGGCAAGCCACTTTTGCACCCTTGCAACCCGATGCTGGCGCGTATCAGAATGCAGATGCTGGTGCTTACCAAATCTTGTTGAATTACCGGGCAGGGCAGAATGTGGTGCCACAGGTAACCTTGACCCAAGTCTTAAATCAGCAGGTTGATCCAGCCTTGATTAAAGACAAAATTGTGCTGATTGGTACCACTGCATCGAGCCTGAAAGACCAGTTTTTCACGCCCTACAGTTCGGCGGCCTGGGTGAATAACCCCAACATGCCGGGAGTGTTGATTCATGCTCAGATGGTAAGCCAAATTCTGGATGCGGTTTCTGGCGATCGCCCTTTGTTTTGGTTTTGGTCAGAGTGGGCAGAAGTTCTTTGGATTTCCAGTTGGGCCGTAGTAGGGGGTAGCATTGCTTGGATCATGCGCCAGCCGTTTGCTCTAGGATTGAGTGGCATCCTGCTGCTGGGGGTTCTCTCTGGCACTTCCTTTGGCATCTTTCTGCACCAAGGCTGGGTGCCTCTAATTACCCCAGCGATCGCAGCGGTCGCGACGGGTGGTCTAGTGGTCAGTTATCGGGCTCAGCAAGCCCAGCGCCAACAGCAAACGGTGATGACCTTGCTCGGACAAAATACTTCCCCAGAAATTGCCGCTGCCTTATGGCGGGGTCGCGATCGCCTACTCAAGTCAGGCAAGCTCCCCGGACAAAGGCTGACCGCAACTGTGTTGTTCACCGATATTAAAGACTTTAGTACTGTCTCTGAGCAAATGTCTCCTGAGGCTTTATTAAACTGGCTAAACGAATACTTATCGGTCATGGCGCAGGAGGTACAAACCCAGCATGGCATCATCAACAAGTTCACCGGGGATGGCCTCATGGCAGTCTTTGGCGTTCCTGTGCCACGGACTAACTCAGCCGAAATTGCGGAAGATGCCAGACGAGCGGTAGCTTGTGCCTTGGCCTTTGGCGATCGCCTCCGGGAACTAAATCCTGGCTGGCAAGCACGGGGGCTACCCATTGTGCAAATGCGCGCTGGCATCTTTACGGGTCCGGTTGTCGTTGGCAGTCTAGGCGGCAAAGAGCGCCTGGAATACGGCGTGATTGGCGACAGCGTCAATATTGCCTCTCGCTTAGAGAGCTGCGAAAAAGACCGCCAAGTAGATATTTGTCGCGTCTTGATTGCCCAGGAAACCTTAGACCATTTGAACCAACAATTTGCCGTTGAGTCTTGGGGGCCACTTGCCCTTAAAGGCAAACAACAACAGGTCGATGTCTACCGGGTTATTGGCTGGCAGGTTTCACATCCCCCAGCGATCGCGCCGCCTCTATCCAGCATGGAGCTAAATCAGGAACCTTTTGTAACCAAAGTAGACATAGAAACCAAAACGGTAGATTCTCACTAG
- a CDS encoding DUF928 domain-containing protein, with protein sequence MRQKQSRTTLLKTCLALSLGLFVCSWPTITLAQNQQPSSTVKRRLPGRRVGAGTRGPCTNPKQPLVALIPDTNLGLTAEKYPTFFWFIPSTPARTAEFVLNNEKKQEIYKTTFAITGSPGVINLTLPANATLPPLEVNKNYSWTFSLICNPSDPSAVDFVQGWVQRVALSRNVGNQLTKAAPRDRPAIYAGAGIWNDTLKSLSELRRANPRDRALNTDWETVLKSVGLETVAKAPLVQCCSQTNSPATDSRSTSPTPRSRSSASPNNTR encoded by the coding sequence ATGCGTCAGAAACAATCCCGGACAACTTTGCTAAAAACTTGTCTAGCCCTCTCTCTAGGGTTATTTGTCTGTAGCTGGCCTACAATCACTCTCGCTCAAAACCAGCAGCCATCCAGCACCGTCAAACGCCGTCTGCCAGGTCGTCGGGTAGGGGCTGGCACTCGTGGGCCTTGCACGAATCCTAAGCAACCCTTGGTAGCCTTGATCCCTGATACCAATCTAGGGCTGACTGCCGAAAAGTATCCGACCTTCTTTTGGTTCATTCCGTCTACACCAGCACGCACCGCTGAATTTGTGCTGAACAATGAGAAGAAACAGGAGATCTACAAAACAACTTTTGCGATTACTGGGTCGCCAGGAGTCATCAACCTCACCCTGCCCGCAAATGCGACCTTACCGCCGCTAGAAGTGAACAAGAATTACTCTTGGACGTTTTCTTTAATCTGCAATCCGTCCGATCCTTCCGCCGTTGATTTTGTCCAAGGATGGGTGCAACGGGTGGCCCTCAGCCGCAATGTAGGAAATCAACTGACCAAAGCCGCCCCACGCGATCGCCCCGCTATCTATGCAGGAGCAGGCATCTGGAACGATACTCTCAAGAGTCTGAGCGAGTTACGCCGAGCCAACCCTCGCGATCGCGCCTTAAATACAGATTGGGAAACTGTGCTGAAGTCGGTGGGGCTAGAGACTGTCGCCAAGGCTCCTTTGGTGCAGTGTTGCTCTCAAACCAATTCTCCAGCAACCGATTCTCGTTCTACCAGCCCCACTCCTCGTTCCCGAAGTTCTGCCTCTCCCAACAACACGCGCTAG
- a CDS encoding CHAT domain-containing protein: MLQSALKSGHWPLLVALLLNLLLPDAVPAQLLPATDGNNTQVIQNGNQLNITGGQLSGDRSNLFHSFTQFNLDVNQIANFLSSPNLQNILARINGSDASVINGVLQVSGGNSNLFLLNPSGIIFGPNASLNLPASFTATTASSIGFGNDWFNAVGASDYAALNGSPNTFAFTQSQPGAIANAGNLAVAPGSNLTLLGGTVLSTGQLAAPNGQIAIAAVPGQNLVRLSQPGSPLSLEIQPLTPSTSASSDTQPTAPNLPTAISLPELLTGGEWSSATGVSVNEQGQVALTGSGLGAEPGDVVVQGGVTAQATSLSATNNLTLVESELRTTADLHLLAQNTVRMRDSATTPFLAQASGNLLIRGNQGIDILALQHPGVPFQSGQDLTLASNGVISADARFASQGQFSILTLDNTPGNFVSLYDPIISADGDVVLGDYTGAALKIEATGSITAGNITITSPDFTFGLAPANADQALLASSLALILRAGVTTLEETTSATPPPFVLSAASSPATITVGNIATFSPPIATFSQDSGPVVLSAPGDITTGNIDTYSLNSTQVGNGGDVQITSTAGSVATELINTFVQKLGGGGFVGTAGDVNISAATGIDTNAINASASATGVDGSAIAAGGQVTLQTLNPESNIRFTSIDTQGIIDAFDGNVGQGGEVQVLAKGVVQGIGTLASTGDTINSQGSTGAGLITIQHNGGPDNVPFVVGDPGLNGTAGAISAGAITAIPLGTSLPVLPEDGVASETPSEIQIISINTAPTIAVAPVLSGAQQDQPFEFIFNPTTEDVNSDGTSDNTTVLLDSVLVGTLQRGETVLNPGDLLVPGETLVYTPPAGSSGSLDALRVRSSDRVSSSPLAAIGIDVQATIPEPDPEPEPDPEPDPEPDPEPEPEPEPEPEPQPLPDPTCAFQCRPTASIPTIQAAAETVLINTPEAGFTRQFQEYFGWSAITLRTVNEERELAREIERATGAKPAFIYVSFVPAQLGLSEQLGAEAQDGDQLELFVITAQGNPIRHRIPTATRSQVLAIAKAFRGAVADPRQMDNTNYLEPAQQLYRWLVAPLETELKARGINNLVFLMDTGLRSLPVAALHDGQQFLVEQYSVGLMPSLSLTDTRYTNIRDSQVLAMGVSESTQDQSPLPAVPVELTTLVLKLWPGRLLLNAQATLNNLKVSEQQPFGIVHLATHASFNAGTPSNSYIQLWNDKLRLDQMRQLGFNAPQVEMLVLSACQTALGDAEAELGFAGLAVQAGVKTSLASLWYVSDAATTGLMTEFYQALRTAPIKAEALRQAQVAMAKGQIYLEDDQLRGLSGVNSLVLPPESAGLGDRELSHPYYWAAFTMVGNPW; encoded by the coding sequence ATGCTTCAGTCAGCTCTAAAAAGCGGTCATTGGCCGCTGCTAGTTGCTCTTTTGCTAAATTTGCTGCTCCCTGATGCGGTTCCAGCCCAATTGTTGCCTGCGACCGATGGCAACAATACCCAGGTGATACAGAACGGCAATCAGTTGAACATTACAGGTGGGCAGCTATCTGGCGATCGCAGCAATCTCTTCCATAGCTTTACCCAGTTCAACCTAGATGTTAATCAGATTGCCAACTTTCTATCTAGCCCCAATCTTCAGAATATTCTGGCTCGGATTAATGGCAGTGACGCTTCAGTCATTAATGGAGTGTTGCAGGTCAGTGGAGGCAACTCTAACCTGTTTCTGCTCAATCCCTCTGGCATTATTTTTGGCCCCAATGCTAGCTTAAATTTACCTGCCTCCTTTACCGCAACTACAGCCAGTAGCATTGGGTTCGGTAACGATTGGTTTAATGCAGTTGGGGCTAGCGACTATGCAGCGCTCAACGGTAGCCCTAACACGTTTGCCTTTACGCAGAGCCAGCCAGGAGCGATCGCCAATGCTGGCAACTTAGCAGTGGCTCCGGGCAGCAATCTCACGCTTCTCGGTGGAACGGTGCTCAGTACGGGGCAACTCGCAGCTCCAAATGGACAAATTGCGATCGCTGCTGTACCCGGTCAGAACTTAGTGCGGCTCAGCCAACCGGGGAGTCCTCTGAGCTTAGAAATCCAGCCTCTCACGCCTAGCACCTCCGCCTCCAGCGACACTCAACCAACGGCCCCAAACTTACCAACTGCGATTTCGCTACCAGAACTCCTAACCGGAGGCGAATGGAGTAGCGCGACTGGAGTCAGCGTGAACGAGCAAGGTCAAGTAGCGCTAACAGGCTCAGGACTGGGAGCCGAGCCAGGAGATGTTGTGGTTCAAGGTGGTGTCACGGCCCAAGCAACATCCTTGTCCGCTACTAACAATCTCACCCTCGTAGAAAGCGAACTACGAACTACAGCAGACTTGCACCTACTAGCCCAAAATACAGTCCGGATGAGGGATAGTGCGACTACACCGTTTTTGGCTCAAGCGAGTGGCAACCTATTGATTCGAGGCAACCAAGGGATTGATATTTTGGCCTTGCAGCATCCAGGCGTACCGTTCCAAAGTGGTCAAGATTTGACTTTAGCTAGTAACGGTGTGATTTCGGCAGATGCTCGCTTTGCTAGTCAAGGGCAGTTCTCGATCTTGACTTTAGACAATACCCCAGGAAACTTTGTCAGCTTATACGACCCCATTATTAGTGCTGATGGTGATGTGGTTTTAGGGGACTATACAGGAGCTGCGCTCAAGATTGAGGCGACTGGCAGTATTACAGCAGGTAATATCACCATTACGTCACCCGACTTTACCTTTGGTTTGGCCCCTGCCAATGCAGACCAAGCTTTGCTAGCATCCTCCCTAGCTTTAATTCTGCGGGCTGGCGTCACAACTCTGGAAGAAACAACCTCTGCTACACCCCCTCCCTTTGTCCTGAGTGCTGCTTCATCTCCAGCAACGATTACGGTTGGTAACATTGCAACCTTTAGTCCGCCTATTGCAACCTTTTCCCAGGATAGTGGGCCTGTAGTTCTAAGTGCTCCAGGAGATATTACGACGGGTAATATCGACACCTACTCACTGAACTCGACACAGGTAGGTAATGGGGGTGATGTGCAAATCACTTCGACGGCTGGTAGCGTAGCCACCGAGCTGATTAATACTTTCGTGCAGAAGTTGGGTGGAGGAGGTTTTGTTGGTACAGCAGGAGATGTCAACATCAGTGCTGCAACAGGTATAGATACAAATGCCATCAATGCCTCGGCGAGTGCAACAGGGGTCGATGGATCGGCGATCGCAGCGGGAGGGCAAGTAACTCTCCAAACCCTAAACCCTGAAAGCAACATCCGTTTTACCAGCATTGATACCCAAGGGATCATAGATGCTTTTGATGGCAATGTGGGTCAAGGGGGAGAGGTGCAGGTGTTAGCGAAGGGAGTCGTGCAAGGAATCGGCACCTTAGCGAGTACAGGAGATACAATTAACAGCCAAGGTAGTACGGGTGCTGGTTTGATTACGATTCAGCACAATGGAGGGCCAGATAATGTGCCCTTTGTGGTGGGCGATCCAGGACTCAACGGTACCGCTGGAGCGATCAGTGCTGGAGCCATTACAGCAATCCCGCTCGGTACTAGCTTGCCTGTGCTACCTGAAGATGGGGTCGCTAGTGAAACCCCTAGTGAGATTCAAATTATTTCTATTAATACTGCACCGACGATCGCAGTTGCTCCAGTGCTGTCGGGAGCGCAGCAAGATCAGCCTTTTGAGTTCATTTTCAATCCAACCACGGAAGACGTGAACAGCGACGGGACTAGCGACAATACAACCGTTTTGCTTGATTCAGTTTTGGTTGGAACGCTGCAAAGAGGTGAAACAGTCTTGAACCCTGGGGATCTCCTGGTACCTGGGGAAACTTTGGTTTATACTCCTCCCGCTGGTTCTAGCGGCTCCTTGGATGCGCTGAGGGTGAGGAGTAGCGATCGCGTCTCCTCTTCACCCTTGGCTGCGATCGGGATCGACGTACAAGCGACAATACCCGAACCTGACCCTGAACCCGAACCTGACCCTGAACCTGACCCTGAACCTGACCCTGAACCCGAACCTGAGCCAGAACCTGAACCTGAGCCACAGCCTTTGCCAGATCCCACCTGTGCTTTTCAGTGTCGGCCTACCGCTAGTATTCCAACGATTCAGGCTGCTGCGGAAACCGTGCTGATCAATACGCCAGAAGCTGGCTTTACTCGGCAGTTTCAGGAATATTTTGGCTGGTCAGCCATTACCCTGCGTACTGTAAATGAGGAACGAGAGTTAGCGCGCGAAATTGAACGAGCGACGGGGGCAAAACCTGCTTTTATCTATGTCAGTTTTGTGCCTGCTCAGCTAGGACTGAGTGAACAATTGGGGGCTGAGGCACAAGACGGAGATCAACTGGAATTATTCGTTATTACGGCTCAGGGCAACCCAATTCGGCACCGCATTCCCACCGCTACGCGATCGCAAGTTCTAGCCATTGCTAAAGCCTTTCGGGGTGCAGTAGCCGATCCACGCCAAATGGATAACACCAACTATCTAGAGCCTGCCCAGCAATTGTATCGCTGGTTGGTGGCACCTCTCGAAACAGAGCTGAAAGCGAGGGGCATTAATAATTTGGTGTTTCTGATGGATACGGGGTTGCGATCGCTGCCAGTCGCCGCATTGCATGACGGTCAACAGTTCCTGGTGGAGCAATATAGTGTGGGTTTAATGCCAAGCTTGAGCTTGACGGATACTCGCTATACCAACATTCGAGACTCCCAAGTTTTAGCGATGGGAGTGTCGGAAAGTACCCAAGATCAATCTCCATTACCTGCGGTGCCAGTTGAGCTAACGACGCTGGTGCTGAAATTGTGGCCGGGAAGATTGCTCCTCAACGCCCAAGCCACGCTCAACAATCTCAAGGTGAGCGAACAGCAACCGTTTGGCATTGTGCATCTGGCGACCCATGCCAGCTTTAACGCGGGGACTCCCAGCAATTCCTATATTCAGTTGTGGAATGACAAGCTGCGGCTGGATCAAATGCGGCAACTGGGTTTTAATGCGCCACAGGTGGAAATGCTGGTACTGAGTGCCTGTCAAACTGCTTTGGGTGATGCAGAAGCAGAACTAGGGTTTGCTGGCTTGGCTGTGCAGGCGGGTGTAAAAACTTCGCTAGCTAGCCTCTGGTATGTCAGCGATGCCGCCACGACTGGATTAATGACCGAGTTTTATCAAGCCTTGCGAACTGCGCCGATTAAGGCAGAAGCTCTACGGCAAGCTCAGGTGGCAATGGCTAAAGGCCAAATCTACCTAGAAGACGACCAGCTCAGAGGATTGAGCGGTGTGAATAGTTTAGTGCTACCACCCGAAAGTGCAGGTCTGGGCGATCGCGAACTTTCCCATCCTTACTATTGGGCTGCCTTCACGATGGTTGGCAATCCTTGGTAA